A DNA window from Kitasatospora viridis contains the following coding sequences:
- a CDS encoding alpha/beta hydrolase produces the protein MTRPQSRPLTPLLRPATVDLDEQGRLLVPGTRTPVPETRVAEQLARDLRIPRRATDVYVYVHGWQTSPAAADRAAGRLITRAAALHRTRPGHYPGLSAGFRPWCVVVRWPSSSLPSLGGYRRIRDRAHAMSARGQAGRVLGHLLGYLDQERGDPAVPGVLANRNGQYLHLVGHSFGGRFLCEAVQYAADRPAAPQVLGWSRPADPRRPFTVDSMLVFQMAAPRNAFEHLFPRLFAAGPLGAPLRGPLVLTHSRFDRATGFWHLRAEGRPGIGHSGVGAAPIRQFSTSLRPTGSPYPHAVLDHPLVNINADDVYRGGRAARLAPAGAHSDFQRPESAHLLLSLAAHSR, from the coding sequence ATGACCCGTCCTCAGTCCCGGCCCCTGACGCCGCTGCTGCGGCCCGCCACCGTCGACCTCGACGAGCAGGGCCGGCTGCTGGTCCCCGGCACCCGCACCCCGGTGCCCGAGACCCGGGTCGCCGAGCAGCTCGCCCGCGACCTGCGGATCCCGCGCCGGGCCACCGACGTCTACGTCTACGTGCACGGCTGGCAGACCAGCCCGGCGGCCGCCGACCGGGCAGCCGGCCGGCTGATCACCCGCGCCGCCGCACTGCACCGCACCCGCCCCGGCCATTACCCCGGGCTGAGCGCCGGATTCCGGCCGTGGTGCGTGGTGGTGCGCTGGCCCTCCTCCAGCCTGCCCTCGCTCGGCGGCTACCGCCGGATCCGCGACCGGGCGCACGCGATGAGCGCCCGCGGCCAGGCCGGCCGGGTGCTCGGGCACCTGCTCGGCTACCTGGACCAGGAGCGCGGCGACCCGGCGGTGCCCGGCGTGCTCGCCAACCGCAACGGCCAGTACCTGCACCTGGTCGGCCACTCCTTCGGCGGCCGGTTCCTCTGCGAGGCCGTCCAGTACGCGGCCGACCGGCCCGCCGCGCCGCAGGTGCTGGGGTGGAGCCGACCGGCCGACCCCCGCCGGCCGTTCACCGTGGACAGCATGCTGGTCTTCCAGATGGCCGCGCCCCGGAACGCCTTCGAGCACCTCTTCCCCCGGCTCTTCGCCGCCGGCCCGCTCGGCGCCCCGCTGCGCGGGCCGCTGGTGCTCACCCACTCCCGCTTCGACCGGGCCACCGGCTTCTGGCACCTGCGCGCCGAGGGCCGGCCCGGGATCGGGCACTCCGGCGTCGGCGCGGCGCCGATCCGGCAGTTCAGCACCTCGCTGCGCCCGACCGGCAGCCCGTACCCGCACGCGGTGCTCGACCATCCGCTCGTCAACATCAACGCCGACGACGTCTACCGGGGCGGTCGCGCGGCCCGGCTGGCCCCGGCCGGTGCCCACTCCGACTTCCAGCGCCCGGAATCGGCGCACCTGCTGCTCAGCCTGGCGGCCCACTCCCGCTGA